Part of the Arthrobacter gengyunqii genome is shown below.
GACGGTGACTACGAATCTACGTGTCCACGGCAGGCCAGGGAAGGGGGAGTCTGCACGAGATAGCCGAGGGGAGGCCCGGAAAACCGGACCTCCCCTAAAGAGAGACAGCCCCCAGACGGGTGGCTCGCCTCATGATGTGCCTCAGGACCTCTGATTGACGGCTCTGACCTTTCCTATTTCGCGGCAGCAGTCATCAGGCGGGCACGCCGGTGGGCACTCCCGGCTGCAGCGTCGTCCATAATGAATATCGATGACTTCTCTACGCACCAAAGTTCTGTCCCTTCTCGCAGTGCCCGCAATCCTGTTTGGTTCCTCGGCCTGCACCCCTCTGACGGATACCGGAACCGGAGCAAATGCCGGGGTTGGAACCGGGGACGGAAACAGCAGCTCATCGGTGCAGGACGCAGCGGCGGGATCTGCGCTGGAACAGCTGGACACTCTTCCGGTCAAGGGCCGCGCACCGAAGACCGGGTATGACCGGGACCAGTTCGGACCGTCCTGGGCCGACGTGGACCGCAACGGCTGCGACACCCGCAATGACATCCTGGCCCGCGACCTCACCGCCATCGTCTATAAGGATGGAACCAAGGAATGCGTGGTGGCTTCCGGAACCTTTGCCGACCCCTACACAGGCACGGTCATCAGCTTTGTGCGAGGCAACGAAACAAGCACCGCCGTCCAGATCGACCACATCGTGGCGCTCTCCGACGCGTGGCAAAAGGGTGCGCAGCAGCTGTCCGCCGAGGAGCGCCGCCAGCTCGCCAACGACCCGTTGAACCTCATGGCCGCTGACGGTCCGGCCAATGGGGCGAAGTCGGATTCCGACGCCGCCACCTGGCTGCCTGCCAACAAGGCCTTTCGCTGTGAATATGTGGCCCGCCAGGTCGCTGTCAAAGCCCGGTACGAGCTGTGGGTGACCCAGGCTGAGCGCAACGCCATCGCCGGTGTCCTCGAGTCCTGCCCCGACCAACCGGTTCCCGACGGAAGCCGCAGCGCGGAGGCTGCGGTTGCGAATCCGCCCGCCGCCGAAGCCGGAAACGCACCCGTCTATGCCAACTGTGCGGCGGTCAAGGCTGCCGGCGCGGCGCCCATCCGTCCCGGCGATGCTGGCTGGGACCCCAAGTTCGACGGCGACGGCGACGGCGAAGGCTGCACCTCCTAGCGGGCGCTGTCGTTGATGGTCAGCGCCGCGGTCATCAGCGCGAGGTGGGACAACCCCTGCGGGAAGTTCCCCAGGAAGGCATGGTCGTCCTCGGCGACCATTTCGGTGAAGAGCCCGACGTCGTTCGCCAGCGGCACCAGCTGGTGAAGCTCTCCTCCGGACGCATCTCGATCCGGCCGCCGTCGTCGGCATCCAGCAACGCGGCAAAGGAAGGAACCGAGTCAAGGTCCGGGGTGGGATACCAGTCCACTGCACCGTCCCGGGCAACCAGTGCGACGGTGCGTCCGTCCCCGATCGCAGCGTAAGAACGCAGATCCGCATAACCGTTGATTCGCTCGTCCGGACCGGTTGTCGTGGGGCTTTCGGCAGTCATTGCGGCCTTCCGTTGATGAGCAGGTCGGTTTATCCATCCTAGAACCCCGGTCAACGAGGCAGGAGTGGTCGTAGGATGGGCCTTCAGCGTTCCGGCGGGTGCGGAGCAAATGTGTTTTCCGCAGCCGCCGTCTTTTGTTGGAAACACCCGTTCTCTTTTTCGAAATGTCTGGCTGTCAGGATCGGAATATGACTTCTTCTCTCACTATTGGATATGCGGCAATGCTGGAGCAGTTCCATCCCACTGAAGCGGTGGCGCTGGCGGAATATGCGGAGAGCAAGGGGTTCTCCGGAGTCATGGCTGCGGATCACTTCCAGCCGTGGGTTCCAGCGCAGGGCCAGTCCGCCTTTGTCTGGAATGTGCTGTCCGCCCTGGGCGAGCGCACCAAGGGAGACATCGGCCCGGGCGTTACGGCCCCGACCTTCCGCTGGCATCCGGCCATGGTCGCCCAGGCCTCGGCCACGCTCGCTGCCATGTATCCCGGCCGGCACTGGCTGGGGCTGGGATCCGGCGAGGCGCTGAACGAGCACATTACCGCCCAGTATTGGCCCGAAGCACCGGAGCGCATCAACCGGATGTTCGAGGCCATCGACATCATCACCAAGCTCTTCACCAACTCCCTGGCCGGCAAGGACGTGCGCCACAAGGGCGAGTTCTACAAGATGGAGTCCACCCGCCTGTGGACCATGCCGGAGACGGCTCCCGAAATCCTGGTGGCCACCGCCGGACCGGTCACGGCAAAACGGGCCGGCCGGCACGCCGACGGGCTGATTACGGTGGGCGCTCCGCTGGAGAAGATCGGAATGCTCTTCGACAAGTTCGACGCCGGAGCCCGCGAAGCAGGCAAGGATCCGGACACCATGCCCAAGGTTCTCCAGTTGCACATGAGCTGGGCCGAAACGGACGAAGAGGCCCTCACCAACGCCATGGTGGAATGGCCCAACGGCGGCATGAAGTTTCCCAAGGGGGACATCCGGTCTCCGTTCGAGCTGGAGCAGATGGCCAAGCTCGTCCGTCCCGAAGACTTCGAGGGCCGGATGGTCATATCCAGCGATCCCGATGTCCACCGCGCCTACATCCAGAAGTTCGTGGACCTGGGCTTTGACCGCATCTACCTGCACAACGTGGGACGGAACCAGCGCCAGTGGATTGACGTGTTTGGCGCCAGCGTCCTGCCGGCACTGCAGCGCTGACCGATGCGCAGCATCACGGTTTTCGCCCTCCCCGGCATCAGTGAAATCACCCCCGGCACCGATCTGGTGTCCGTCATCCTGGCCGCCGCGGCGTCAACTCCGGACGCGGCGCTGCGGCCCGGAGACATTCTGGCGGTCACCTCCAAGATTGTCTCGAAGGCCGAAGGCCGGCAGGTGGCGGCGCAGGACCGGGAACAGGCGATCACCGAAGAAACCGTCCGGGTGGTGGCCAGCAAGGTTCATCCCGGGGGAGTGACCCGGATTGTGGAGAACAAACTCGGCATCGTGGCCGCCGCTGCAGGGGTGGATAACAGCAACACCCCTGCGGGCACGGTCCTGCTGCTTCCCGTTGACCCGGATGCCTCGGCCCGCGCGCTGTGTGCCGGGCTGCGCCGGGAGCTGGGATTCGACGTCGGAATCCTGATCACCGATACTTTGGGCCGGCCGTGGCGCGAAGGGCAGACCGACGCCGCCATCGGAGCCGCCGGGGTGAACGTTCTGCTGGATCTGCGGGGAACATCGGATGCCTTTGGCCAGGAGATGAAAGCCACCATGACGGCAGTGGCGGACGAGATTGCCGCCGCCGCGGACCTGGTGAAAGGCAAAACCAGCCAAAGCCCGGTGGCGGTGCTGCGGGGGTTGCCGGATTTGGTCCATCCTGAAGGCTGTTTCAGTGCAGACAAGGGTGCCCGGGCGATGGTCCGCCCGCCGGCACAGGACATGTTCCGGCTCGGCAGCGCCGAGGCATGGCGGGAAGGCTATGCCGCGGCCCGCCTGGACGCCGGGCTGCCGGAGCCGCGCTGGCTCTAGGCGGATACCTCCAGACGGCGGTGCGCCTCGTCCGCAGAGGCCGGAAGGGACAGCGCAATCAGCGGCCGCCCTGTGGCGGGATGCACCAGCACGTGCGCCTGCACCCCGTACACCTCGCGGATCAGCTCGGCGGTCAGCACGGTCCGAGGATCCCCGGCAGCAACCACCGTGCCGCGGGACAGGACAATGACGTGGTCGCAGTGGGCCGCGGCATGGGTCAGATCATGAAGGGCGGCGACGACGGCAATGCCGCCTCCGGCCAGCTCCCGCAGCAGCCGCAGCGTGGTCAGCTGGGCGTGCGGATCGAGGTGGTTGGTGGGCTCATCCAGGAGCAGCAGCTGTGGGCGCTGCGCCAGAGCCCGGGCCAGCTGGACCCGCTGTCGCTGCCCGCCCGAGAGTTCGGAAAACATCCGGTCCGCCAGCTCAGACACGCCGGCGGTCTGCAGCGCTGCCGCCACCTCGGCGTCGTCGTCATTGCTGCCAAACCCCAGCAGCGAACGGTGCGGCATGGTGCCCAGGGCCACGACGTCCCGCACGGTCAGCGGAGCATCGGTTGCGGATTCCTGCTCCGCCAGGGCAGCAATGCGGGCGCGCTCGCGGCGGGGACGGCGCAATAAGTCCTTTCCTTCCCACAGCACGGTGCCTGCGCGCACGGGAACCACGCCGGCCAGCGCCCGCAGCAGCGTGGACTTGCCGGCACCGTTGGGGCCCACCAGGGCCGAGAAGGCGCCGGCCGGAACCGTGCAGTCCACGCCGTCCACCACGAGCTTGCCGCCCAGCCGCACCTCAAGCTTCACGGCGTCCAGCGTCTTCGCCTGCTGAATGGCTGCCGGTGTGCCGCTCATGCTCCGCCCTTCCGCCGGGCCAGCACGTAGGCGAACACCGGCGCCCCAATGACGGCGGTGACCACCCCGACAGGCAGTTCCCGGGGTTCAAAGGCCGCCCGCGCCGCGGTGTCGGCCCAGATCAGGAAGACCGCGCCAAGCAGTGCGGACAGCGGCAACAGGCTGCGGTGGCCGGGGCCGGTGATCAAGCGGACCACGTGCGGAAACACCAGGCCGATAAAGCCGATGGCTCCGCTGACGGAAACCATGGCCCCGGTAAGCAGCGCGGTGGCGGCGAGCATCGACCACCGCACGGCCGGAACGGAAATGCCCAGGGCGGAGGCGGCGTCGTCGCCGAAGGCAAAACCGTCCAGGATACGGGCGGTGCCCAGCAGCGGAACGCCCACCAGCAGCAGGGCGCCGGCGGCTATGCCCACGCTGGACCACTGGGTGCCGCTCAGGGAACCGAGCAACCAGCCCAGGATGTTGCGGTAGGAATCTCCCGTGGCGGTCCAAAAGATCACCAGGCTGGTCAGTGCGCTGCCCAGCGAGGACACAGCGACTCCGGCCAGGACGGTGCGCGAGGGCGTGAGCCCGCCGGCCAGCCGTGCCAGCAGCAGGGTTGCCGCCAGCGCGGCCAGCGCACCGATGAACGCCGCCAGCGGCAGCAGCAGCTGAACACCCAGCAGCAGCACGCAAACCGCCCCCAGCGAAGCACCCGAGGACAGGCCCAACAGGTAGGGGTCCGCCAGTGCGTTGCGGGTCAGTGCCTGCATGACCGCACCGCTGAGGGCCAGTCCTGCGCCCACGGCAGCCGCGGTGAGGACCCGCGGCAGGCGCAGCTCCCAAATGATGCCGTCCTGCAGGGCGGAGAGCGGGCTGGTGCCGATGCCCAGGTGGGCGAGGATGGAGCGGAAGGCATCCGGCACGCTGATGTCCGCCGGGCCCACGGTTGCAGCGGCGGCGATCGACACCAGCAGCGCGGCCGCCAGCACCGCCGTTGCCGAGCCTGTGCGGAAGCGGCGCCGCGCCGGGGGCGGAGAGTCCTCGGGAGAGAGGGCAGCAGTGTCCCTGCGGTGCAGGCTGAGGGCGGTCACGGCAGCTTGGCGAGCTGGTCGGCGAGGTCGGCCACCGCGTCAGCGTTGCGGACCCCGGCTTCACCCGCGGCGAAGGGAAGGATCAGGTAACGCTCGTTGATCACCGCGTCCATGCCGGCGGTGGCCGGGTTGGCGGCCAGCAGCTCCTTCTTGGACTCTGCGGTGTTCCGGTCCGCGTCGACCAGCACGATGACGTCCGGATTGGCCGCAACCACGGTCTCCCAGCCCAGCGAAGCCCATGATTCCTCCACATCTGCGGCAATGTTCTCCAGGCCCAGCGTCTCCATCATCATCTCGGGCGCACCGAGACCGGCCCCCGCATAGGGGGTGTCCCGGCCGGAGGAGAACCAGAACGCGGTCTGCCCGGCTCCCGCCGGTTCGACGCCGGCCAGGGTCTTGCGTTGTTCAGCCACCAGGGCGGCCGCGGCATCCGGCGCGCCCAGCAGGGCGCCGGCTTCGGTGATGTCGGCAAACACGGATTCGAAGGTCAGCTTTCCGGGAACTCCTTCTTCCCGGCACGCGGCCGGAGAGACGTAGGTGCTGACCCCCAGCGAGGCCAGTACATCGCGCTCGCCGGCGGCTTCGGCGCTCAGATTGGATTCCCAGCCCGCATAAATCAAGTCCGGTTCGCTCTCCAGCACCACCTCCTGCGAGGGAGCGGCGTCGGACAGGGACGGCAGGCCCTCCGCCTCCGCCGCCAGCGGCTCGGGCACGGGGCCGTCCAGGAACGCCGTGCCCACCACTTTGCCGCCCAGCCCCAGCGCCAGGACTGTTTCGAGCGAGGTGGATTTGATGGCCACGATGCGTTCCGGCGCAGCGGTGAGGGTCACCTCCGTTCCGCAGTTGGAGACGGTGATTGGGTACGACGACGGCGACGGGTCGGCGTCCGGCTGCGCGGTGGGTTGGGCGGCAGGTTGCGCGGCGGGTTGGGCGGCGGGCGCTGCGGGCGCGGAACAACCAACTACCCCGGCAAATCCGGCGGCCAGGAGCAGGGAAAGGGCAGACGCGTGGAATCGGTTCATAGGTCCTCTTTGTGCGGCGGGTAAGCGGAGGGATCTATGGTCCAAATCGAGACCAGCGCTACCGGCCAAACGCGGCCGGTGATCTTTCGAGGAAGGCTAGCACTCCTTTGTTTCCAACGGCTTCCCTGCGTCCCGGTTGTTACTTCCGGTTATTTCCGACGTGCCGGAACGGAATCCAAAAAAAGGAGCGTCCCAAAACCCTTGCGGGTTGCTGAACAAGGGCGAAGGATGAAGCCACCCGCGGCACATGCCGCATCAGCTTTAACGCCGCGGAAATGTTGGGGAAACGTTCAGCACAAAGACTGATAACGGTCCTTGAAACGGCCGATCGACACTGCGGCACGCAATGCCGCTACTAGGAGGCGCAATGACAATCATCCGCACAGCCCTGACCCAGACAACGTGGACCGGGGATGAAGAATCCATGGTTGCCAAGCACGAGGAGTTTGTCCGCAAGGCAGCTGCCGAGGGCGCACAGATCATTTGCTTCCAGGAACTCTTTCACGGTCCGTACTTCGGAATCGTCCAGGACAACAAGTATTACGACTATGCGCAGAAGGTCCCGGGTCCCCTGACCGAGCGGTTTTCCAAGCTCGCCGCCGAACACAACATGGTGATCATCCTGCCGATTTACGAGGAAGAGCAGCCCGGTGTCCTCTACAACACGGCAGCGGTGATCGACGCCGACGGAACGTATCTGGGCAAATACCGAAAAAACCACATTCCGCACGTGGAGAAATTCTGGGAGAAGTTCTATTTCCGTCCGGGAAACATGGGCTGGCCCGTCTTCGACACCGCCGTCGGAAGCGTGGGAGTGACCATTTGCTATGACAGGCATTTCCCCGAGGGGTGGCGCGTCCTGGGTTTGAACGGTGCCCAAATTGTCTTCAACCCGAATGCTTCCAAGCCCGGGCTGTCCAACCGGCTCTGGGAATTGGAGCAGCCCACGGCCGCTGCGGCAAACGGCTACTACGTGGTGGTGCCCAACCGGGTGGGCAGCGAAAGCAATGAATTCGGCGACGAAGCCGTTGATTTCTACGGAACTTCCTACATCGCCGATCCGCAGGGCAACTATGTGGGGGAGCTGGGGGACCGCCACAACGAGGAACTGATGATCCGCGATTTGGACATGGATCTGGTCCGCACCGCCCGCAACAACTGGCAGTTCTACCGTGACCGCCGTCCGGACGCTTACACGCCCATTACCAATCCCTAGGCATTCGGGTTCGGGATTCGGACAGGACACGTTTGTGTAAGACAGCCAGCTTTTGCGTAAGACAAGGGAGTCGTTTTGAGTACAACACTGATCACCGGAGGAACAGTTGTCACCTCCACCGGCCGCAGCGAAGCGGACGTCCTCATCGACGGGGAGAAGATCGCGGCGGTACTCGCACCCGGTTCCACCCTGCTCGGCCATGACCTGGCCGGCTCCGTGGACACGGTCCTGGATGCCCGCGGCAAATATGTGATTCCGGGCGGCATTGATGCCCACACCCACATGCAGATGCCGTTTGGCGGCACTGAAGCCTCCGACACTTTTGAAACCGGGACCCGCGCCGCCGCATGGGGAGGCACGACGACGATCGTGGACTTTGCCATCCAGCGGTACGGCGAGCGGGTGATGGACGGCCTGGACGCGTGGCATGAGAAGGCCGCGGGGGAATGCGCCGTCGACTATGGATTCCATCAGATTGTGGGCGACGTCAACGATGATTCGCTCAAGGCGATGGCCGGGCTTATTGATGAGGGAGTGTCCAGCTACAAGCTGTTCATGGCCTATCCGGGCGTTTTCTACAGCGACGACGCACAAATCTACAAGGCCATGCGGGTAGGCGCGGAAACCGGCCTGATGACCATGATGCACGCCGAGAACGGTCCCGCCATTGACGCCATGGTGTCCGAGCTGCTGGCGCAGGGCAAAACCGATCCCTACTACCACGGGGTCGCACGGGCCTGGCAGATGGAGGAGGAAGCCACCCACCGTGCCATCATGCTGGCGAACCTCACCGGCGCGCCGCTCTACGTGGTCCATGTGTCGGCGAAGCAGGCCGTTGAGCAGCTCGCCGCCGCCCGCGACAACGGCCAGAACGTTTTCGGAGAAACCTGCCCGCAGTACCTGTACCTGAATCTGGAGGACCAGCTCGGCGCCGACGGTTTCGAGGGAGCCAAATGGGTCTGTTCCACGCCGCTGCGCTCCAAGCACGAACACCACCAGGACCACATGTGGCAGTCGCTGCGCACCAATGACATCCAGATGGTGGCCACAGACCACTGCCCGTTCTGCATGAAGGGGCAAAAGGACCTGGGCCAGGGGGACTTCTCCAAGATCCCCAACGGCATCGGCTCGGTGGAACACCGCATGGACCTGATGTACCAGGGCGTGGTGGACGGCAAGATTTCGCTTGAACGCTGGGTGGAAATCACCAGTACGACGCCGGCCCGGATGTTTGGCATGTACGGCGCCAAGGGCGTTATCGCCCCGGGAGCCGATGCCGACGTCGTTGTTTATGACCCCAACGGCCACACCTCGATCGGGCTCGAGAAAACCCATCACATGAACATGGACTACTCGGCGTGGGAGGGCTACGAGATCGACGGGCACGTGGACACGGTGCTGTCCCGCGGACGGATCCTCATCAATGACAACGAGTACCTCGGATCCAAGGGCCATGGGCGGTACGTCCGCCGGGCTCCCAGCCAGTACCTGATCTAAGCCAGTACCTTACAAGGAGCGGAACAGCATGGAATTTGGAGCAGTACTGCAGTGCAATCCGCCCGCTGCCCGGACGGTGGCGCTCGCGAAGCGGGCCGAGGAGTTCGGGTTCGACTACGTGTGGACGTTTGATTCGCACATCCTGTGGCAGGAACCCTATGTGATTTACAGCCAGATCCTGGCCGAAACACAAAACATCAAGGTGGGGCCCATGGTCACCAATCCGGCCACCCGGGACTGGACCGTCACCGCCTCCACCTACGCCACGCTGAACTCGATGTACGGCAACCGCACGGTGTGCGGCATTGGCCGGGGCGATTCGGCGCTGCGGGTCAGCGGAGGGTCGCCCACCACCCTGAAGACGCTGCGCGAGTCGATCCACGTTATCCGTGAGCTGGCGAACTCCCGGTCGGTGGAATACAACGGGCGGACCATCCAGTTTCCCTGGAGCACCGGCTCGGAACTGGAAATGTGGGTGGCCGCGTACGGGCCGCTGGCGCTGAAACTCACCGGCGAAGTGGGAGACGGCTTCATCCTGCAGCTGGCGGATCTGGACATCGCGGAATGGATGATTGCCACCGTGCGCACCGCCGCCGCCGCTGCCGGCCGCGATCCGATGGCAATCAAGTTCTGCGTGGCAGCGCCCATGTATATAGGGGAGGACTGGGAGCACATGCGGGACCAGTGCCGCTGGTTCGGCGGCATGGTGGGCAACCATGTGGCGGACATCGTGGCCAAGTACGGCGCCGACGCCGCGGTGCCGCAGGCGCTGACCGACTACATTGCCGGCCGGGAGGGCTACGACTACAACGAGCACGGACGGGCGGGAAACACGCACACCTCCTTTGTCCCGGACGAGATTGTGGACCGGTTCTGCCTGATGGGCACCGCCGAGCAGCACATTGAAAAGCTCGAAAAACTCAAGGCCCTGGGAGTCACCCAGTTTGCCGGCTATCTCCAGCACGACAATAAGGAGGAAACCCTGCGGGTCTACGGCGAGAGCATCATCCCCGCACTGCGTGAGCACGTGAGCGCGACCGCATGAGCAGGGCATGAGGACGACGGCGGGGCCGGCCGCCCGGATTGGCTGGGTGGCCGGCGGAGCCCTGGCGCCGGTGCTGCTCTGGGAAGGGTACAAACTCGCCGGTCCGGTGAACGGACTAAACGTGGCCGGGATACCCCTGCTGCCGCGCAACTCGGACCTGGCCATGCCGCACATCTGGACCATGCTCGGGAGGCTGGCCGAGCCGGTCACCTCGGCGGCGGGGGCGGCGCCGCTGTGGGCTGCAGTGCTGCAGGCTGCAGCCTTCACCCTGGGCATCGCGGCGCTGGGCTGGCTGATCGGAGTGCTGGTGGGCCTGGGTCTGGCCATGGTGATGCAGCGCTTCCGGTCCGCCGGATCCGCGCTGCTGCCGTGGATCATCCTGAGCCAGACCGTTCCCTTGATTGCCATAGCGCCGCTGGTGCGGCGCTGGGGATCTCAGCTGGAGATTGGCTCCTTCACCTGGGAAAACTGGATGTCCGTGGCGGTCATTGCCTCCTATCTGGCCTTCTTTCCCGTGGCCATAGGCGCCCTGCGCGGGTTTTCCTCGCCGGAGAACGGCCATGTGGACCTGATGCACAGCTATTCCGTGGGCTGGTGGCGCAGCTTCCTGTTCCTGCGGTTGCCGGCCAGTGTTCCCTTCCTGCTGCCGGCCCTGCGCCTGGCTGCGGCAAACGCCGTCATCGGGGCCGTGGTTGCTGAGGTGTCCATCGGCCTGAAGGGCGGGATCGGCCGGATGATCGTGGAGTATGCCGCCGCGGCCGGCGGAGACCCGGGCAAACCCTGGGCACCCATATTTGGAGCCGTCCTGCTCGGACTGGCAGCAGTCGCTGCCACCACCGTCCTGGGACTGTTCCTGCACCGCTACCGCAGAGGAGAGCAGGCATCATGAGCAGCGGACCAGTTGAACCGGCCGTGCAAACACCAGAGGTGACCATGGCCGAACCCGCAGTCCAGGTCCGGAACGTGCACCGGGTGTTCTCCACCGGCCGCGGAACAGTGACAGCGCTGGAAGCGGCAAACCTGACGGTGGCGCCGGGTGAGTTCGTCTCGCTGATCGGGCCCTCGGGCTGCGGCAAGTCCACCCTTCTGCGCCTGATCGCCGACCTGGATGAACCGACGTCCGGAACCATCAGCGTCTTCGGCCGCACCGCCCGGCAAGCCCGCCGGGAGCAGGCCTACGGGATTGCGTTCCAGCAGGCGGGGCTGCTGCCGTGGCGCACCGTGCGGGCAAACATTGAGCTGCCGCTTCAGCTGCACGGTGCCGCGGCGGCCACCCGCCGCGCCCGGGCCGAGGAGCTGTTGGACATGGTGGGCCTGACCGAGTTTGCCGATTCCTTTCCAGACCAACTCTCCGGCGGCATGCAGCAGCGAGTGGCTATTGCCCGTTCCCTGGCTGAGAGCCCTCGGCTGCTGCTGATGGATGAACCGTTTGGCGCCTTGGACGAAATGACCCGCGAACGGATGCAGAACGAGCTGGTGCGGATCTGCGCCGAGACCGGTGCCGCCGTCGTTTTTGTCACCCACTCCATTCCGGAAGCGGTTTTCCTTTCCGACCGGGTGTTCGTGATGTCTGCGCGGCCGGGCCGCATCAAGGACGTGCTCCAGATGCGGCTGGGTGCGGCGGGGGAGCGAGGGGAGAACCTGCGTGAAGAAGCCGCCTTCTATGCAGCCATTACCTCCGTTCGGGAGTCCCTGCACGGCACCGAGGTTGCACAGCTTCGCGGGGTGGAGACGCGGTGACCGTGCTGAAGCCGTCCGCAGTGAAGGCAACACCTGCCGCTGCGGCAGCCACCTCACCGGCCCTCTTGGGACGGGCTGTCGACGGCGGCCGGCAAGCGGCGCTTCCGCTGCTGCTGGGACTGGCCGTGATGCTCATCTGGCAGGGGGCCGTGAGCGGGTTGGCGGTTCCGCCGTTCGTGCTGCCGGGGCCGTTCGCCATCGCCACGGAATTCTTCGGCAACGCAGGCAACATAGCGTCCGCCTCCCTGGTCACCGGCACCAACGCACTCGTGGGGCTGGTGGCCGGCGGCCTCATCGGGGTGCTGGCCGCCGTCGTCGCCGCCTTCCTGCCGGTCTTTGACCGGCTCGCGGGACCCACTGTCACCGCGCTGTCGGTGGTGCCGATCGTGGCGGTGGCTCCGGTGCTCTACACGATGTTCGGCGCCGGAGAGGAAGCACCGCGGCAGATCGTGGCCGGAATCGCGGTGTTTGTCCCGGTCTACGTGAATTCGCTGCGCGGTTTCCGGCAGGTCCGGCCGGTGCACCGCGACCTCATGCGGTCCTATGCCGCCGGCCGCTGGCAGGTAACCCGCGCGGTGACCCTGCCCAGTGCCGTGCCCTACATGTTTACCGGGCTGCGGATCGCGTCCTCGCTGGCCGTGATTTCGGCGCTGATTGCCGAGTATTTCGGCGGCCCGGTGGGCGGACTCGGTAAATCCATCACGTCGGCGGCCGCCGGCAGCAACTACACACTGGCCTGGGCCTACGTGCTGGGCGCCGTCGTCGTCGGCCTCCTCTTCTTCTGTGCAACCGCAGCACTGGAGAAATACAGTTCCCGGCACTGACCCTGCCGGTCCGCGCACCCGTTCCGTGCGCACGTCCCCTCACACCCGCTCACCCCACTGGAGGCAATGAAATGGCATCTGGAAAACGCATACGCACAGCAGCAGCCGCAGGAACCGCCGCGATACTGGTCCTGGCCGGCTGCGCCTCGGGCAGCAACGCAGAAGCCGAGGGCGAATCGGCCGAAGGGCTGACCCCGGTCAAACTGCAGCTGCAGTGGTTCTCGCAGGCACAGTTCGCCGGCTACTACGCGGCATTGGACCAGGGCTTCTTTGAAGACGAGGGCCTGGACGTGGAGATCGTCGAAGGCGGGGCGGACATCGTGCCGCAGGACGTGCTCGCCTCCGGAGACGTGGACTATGCGATCTCCTGGGTGCCGAAGGTCCTGGGCTCGATCGAACAGGGCGCCAACATCACCAACGTGGCGCAAATCTTTGAACGCAGCGCCACGCTGCAGGTGGCCATGGCGGATTCCGGCATCGACGGTCCGGAAGACCTCGCC
Proteins encoded:
- the hydA gene encoding dihydropyrimidinase — encoded protein: MSTTLITGGTVVTSTGRSEADVLIDGEKIAAVLAPGSTLLGHDLAGSVDTVLDARGKYVIPGGIDAHTHMQMPFGGTEASDTFETGTRAAAWGGTTTIVDFAIQRYGERVMDGLDAWHEKAAGECAVDYGFHQIVGDVNDDSLKAMAGLIDEGVSSYKLFMAYPGVFYSDDAQIYKAMRVGAETGLMTMMHAENGPAIDAMVSELLAQGKTDPYYHGVARAWQMEEEATHRAIMLANLTGAPLYVVHVSAKQAVEQLAAARDNGQNVFGETCPQYLYLNLEDQLGADGFEGAKWVCSTPLRSKHEHHQDHMWQSLRTNDIQMVATDHCPFCMKGQKDLGQGDFSKIPNGIGSVEHRMDLMYQGVVDGKISLERWVEITSTTPARMFGMYGAKGVIAPGADADVVVYDPNGHTSIGLEKTHHMNMDYSAWEGYEIDGHVDTVLSRGRILINDNEYLGSKGHGRYVRRAPSQYLI
- a CDS encoding TIGR03842 family LLM class F420-dependent oxidoreductase codes for the protein MEFGAVLQCNPPAARTVALAKRAEEFGFDYVWTFDSHILWQEPYVIYSQILAETQNIKVGPMVTNPATRDWTVTASTYATLNSMYGNRTVCGIGRGDSALRVSGGSPTTLKTLRESIHVIRELANSRSVEYNGRTIQFPWSTGSELEMWVAAYGPLALKLTGEVGDGFILQLADLDIAEWMIATVRTAAAAAGRDPMAIKFCVAAPMYIGEDWEHMRDQCRWFGGMVGNHVADIVAKYGADAAVPQALTDYIAGREGYDYNEHGRAGNTHTSFVPDEIVDRFCLMGTAEQHIEKLEKLKALGVTQFAGYLQHDNKEETLRVYGESIIPALREHVSATA
- a CDS encoding ABC transporter permease, with product MRTTAGPAARIGWVAGGALAPVLLWEGYKLAGPVNGLNVAGIPLLPRNSDLAMPHIWTMLGRLAEPVTSAAGAAPLWAAVLQAAAFTLGIAALGWLIGVLVGLGLAMVMQRFRSAGSALLPWIILSQTVPLIAIAPLVRRWGSQLEIGSFTWENWMSVAVIASYLAFFPVAIGALRGFSSPENGHVDLMHSYSVGWWRSFLFLRLPASVPFLLPALRLAAANAVIGAVVAEVSIGLKGGIGRMIVEYAAAAGGDPGKPWAPIFGAVLLGLAAVAATTVLGLFLHRYRRGEQAS
- a CDS encoding ABC transporter ATP-binding protein, with the protein product MSSGPVEPAVQTPEVTMAEPAVQVRNVHRVFSTGRGTVTALEAANLTVAPGEFVSLIGPSGCGKSTLLRLIADLDEPTSGTISVFGRTARQARREQAYGIAFQQAGLLPWRTVRANIELPLQLHGAAAATRRARAEELLDMVGLTEFADSFPDQLSGGMQQRVAIARSLAESPRLLLMDEPFGALDEMTRERMQNELVRICAETGAAVVFVTHSIPEAVFLSDRVFVMSARPGRIKDVLQMRLGAAGERGENLREEAAFYAAITSVRESLHGTEVAQLRGVETR
- a CDS encoding ABC transporter permease translates to MTVLKPSAVKATPAAAAATSPALLGRAVDGGRQAALPLLLGLAVMLIWQGAVSGLAVPPFVLPGPFAIATEFFGNAGNIASASLVTGTNALVGLVAGGLIGVLAAVVAAFLPVFDRLAGPTVTALSVVPIVAVAPVLYTMFGAGEEAPRQIVAGIAVFVPVYVNSLRGFRQVRPVHRDLMRSYAAGRWQVTRAVTLPSAVPYMFTGLRIASSLAVISALIAEYFGGPVGGLGKSITSAAAGSNYTLAWAYVLGAVVVGLLFFCATAALEKYSSRH